From Oncorhynchus keta strain PuntledgeMale-10-30-2019 chromosome 25, Oket_V2, whole genome shotgun sequence, one genomic window encodes:
- the ankrd34bb gene encoding ankyrin repeat domain 34Bb isoform X2 — translation MHACLEQAGAEVLSLLLGSGADPSLDDHSGFSALVYAVNAGDNEALRVLLDACKAKGKEVIIITTDKLPSGRQMTKQYLNVPPPPDLEERLHFTPGSAACLMSPSEIQLRTPPQGTSATASPQPGSPLLGLREHHHQGGGTNISGSAGSGSSQPGSPTRDPNLFRGPGPGVVKLFHPQRLHSEPWLQQNKASSLTEELLDITPEEELSFRVNSLVLSGSGRVGPGAHPIVARHQSIDPKDATGLLEQVVESDGGGGVGGRGGLSRKMSYDSAAAYSHPNLLHRGDGGSYGGYPCGTHEPVLPVNKTSPDGCLPNLAVSSLRNVVRRRNIGIDHYSSDSQLPQFGSHSSHPENGDSSRGVVGGTEKRKLVSSRSSTLSGSRESLESAAQRRGPANLERRGSGALLLDHISHTRPGYLPPLNPHAPIPDIGVSPTSTCPSLSGSTKALNLNGGVAGLGSKPLVPCAPATPRDMKSKQTLLRRHSMQTEQIKQLFNLQEIIHADRAD, via the exons ATGCATGCCTGTTTGGAACAGGCGGGGGCAGAGGTCCTCTCTCTACTGCTGGGGAGTGGAGCTGACCCCAGCCTGGACGACCACTCTGGCTTCTCTGCACTGGTCTATGCCGTCAACGCAGGGGACAACGAGGCCCTGAGAGTCCTACTGGATGCCTGCAAGGCCAAGGGCAAGGAG gtcatcatcatcaccacggACAAGCTGCCGTCAGGACGCCAGATGACCAAGCAGTACCTGAACGTACCCCCGCCTCCCGACCTGGAGGAGCGCCTGCATTTCACCCCTGGCTCCGCAGCCTGCCTCATGTCCCCCTCAGAGATCCAGCTCCGCACCCCTCCACAGGGCACCTCAGCCACTGCCTCACCCCAGCCAGGGAGCCCCCTCCTGGGCCTCAGGGAGCACCACCACCAGGGTGGTGGAACAAACATCTCTGGTTCTGCTGGTTCTGGTTCTTCTCAGCCGGGCTCCCCGACCAGGGACCCTAACCTGTTTCGAGGCCCCGGTCCTGGGGTGGTGAAGCTGTTCCATCCCCAGCGGCTCCACTCTGAGCCCTGGCTGCAGCAGAACAAGGCCTCCAG cCTGACCGAGGAGCTGCTGGACATCACCCCAGAGGAAGAGCTCTCCTTCCGGGTCAACAGCCTGGTCCTCTCTGGGTCCGGAAGGGTGGGGCCCGGGGCACATCCGATCGTCGCCCGCCACCAAAGTATCGACCCCAAGGATGCCACGGGGCTGCTGGAGCAG GTGGTTGAGAGTGACGGAGGTGGcggggtaggaggaagaggaggccttAGTAGGAAGATGTCTTACGACAGTGCTGCAGCTTATTCCCACCCAAACCTCCTGCACCGGGGGGACGGAGGAAGCTATGGAGGCTACCCCTGTGGCacccatgagcctgtcctccccgtAAACAAAACCTCTCCAGACGGTTGCCTTCCCAACCTGGCTGTGTCCAGCCTGAGGAATGTGGTTCGCCGCCGCAACATTGGCATAGACCATTACAGCTCTGACTCCCAGCTTCCCCAGTTTGGCAGCCACAGCAGCCACCCAGAGAATGGAGACTCCTCCAGGGGTGTTGTAGGGGGAACTGAGAAGCGTAAACTGGTCAGTAGTAGATCCTCCACACTGTCGGGCTCCCGGGAGTCCCTGGAGAGTGCTGCCCAGAGAAGAGGTCCTGcaaacctggagaggagaggctcGGGGGCCCTGCTCCTGGATCACATCTCCCACACCCGTCCGGGGTACCTGCCCCCTCTCAACCCCCACGCACCCATACCCGACATCGGGGTCAGCCCCACCTCAACCTGCCCCAGCCTGAGTGGAAGCACCAAGGCACTGAATCTGAACGGGGGTGTTGCAGGGCTGGGATCAAAGCCTCTTGTCCCCTGTGCTCCTGCCACCCCCAGAGATATGAAGTCAAAGCAGACACTGCTGAGGAGACACTCCATGCAGACAGAGCAGATTAAACAGCTGTTCAACCTCCAGGAGATAATCCATGCAGACAGAGCAGATTAA
- the ankrd34bb gene encoding ankyrin repeat domain 34Bb isoform X1: MEDAMLVRTDGNSLLKAVFLSRLRLTRLLLEGGAYINESNERGETPLMVACRTRHTDAQSVPKHKMVRYLLESGADPNIQDKTGKTALMHACLEQAGAEVLSLLLGSGADPSLDDHSGFSALVYAVNAGDNEALRVLLDACKAKGKEVIIITTDKLPSGRQMTKQYLNVPPPPDLEERLHFTPGSAACLMSPSEIQLRTPPQGTSATASPQPGSPLLGLREHHHQGGGTNISGSAGSGSSQPGSPTRDPNLFRGPGPGVVKLFHPQRLHSEPWLQQNKASSLTEELLDITPEEELSFRVNSLVLSGSGRVGPGAHPIVARHQSIDPKDATGLLEQVVESDGGGGVGGRGGLSRKMSYDSAAAYSHPNLLHRGDGGSYGGYPCGTHEPVLPVNKTSPDGCLPNLAVSSLRNVVRRRNIGIDHYSSDSQLPQFGSHSSHPENGDSSRGVVGGTEKRKLVSSRSSTLSGSRESLESAAQRRGPANLERRGSGALLLDHISHTRPGYLPPLNPHAPIPDIGVSPTSTCPSLSGSTKALNLNGGVAGLGSKPLVPCAPATPRDMKSKQTLLRRHSMQTEQIKQLFNLQEIIHADRAD, encoded by the exons ATGGAAGACGCGATGTTGGTGCGTACGGACGGGAATTCTCTGCTCAAGGCAGTGTTCCTGAGCCGACTGCGTCTGACACGCCTGCTGCTGGAGGGAGGTGCTTACATCAACGAGAGCAACGAGCGCGGCGAGACGCCCCTGATGGTGGCGTGCAGGACGCGCCACACGGACGCACAAAGCGTGCCCAAACACAAGATGGTTCG GTATCTGCTGGAGAGCGGAGCTGACCCAAATATCCAGGACAAGACCGGTAAGACGGCCTTGATGCATGCCTGTTTGGAACAGGCGGGGGCAGAGGTCCTCTCTCTACTGCTGGGGAGTGGAGCTGACCCCAGCCTGGACGACCACTCTGGCTTCTCTGCACTGGTCTATGCCGTCAACGCAGGGGACAACGAGGCCCTGAGAGTCCTACTGGATGCCTGCAAGGCCAAGGGCAAGGAG gtcatcatcatcaccacggACAAGCTGCCGTCAGGACGCCAGATGACCAAGCAGTACCTGAACGTACCCCCGCCTCCCGACCTGGAGGAGCGCCTGCATTTCACCCCTGGCTCCGCAGCCTGCCTCATGTCCCCCTCAGAGATCCAGCTCCGCACCCCTCCACAGGGCACCTCAGCCACTGCCTCACCCCAGCCAGGGAGCCCCCTCCTGGGCCTCAGGGAGCACCACCACCAGGGTGGTGGAACAAACATCTCTGGTTCTGCTGGTTCTGGTTCTTCTCAGCCGGGCTCCCCGACCAGGGACCCTAACCTGTTTCGAGGCCCCGGTCCTGGGGTGGTGAAGCTGTTCCATCCCCAGCGGCTCCACTCTGAGCCCTGGCTGCAGCAGAACAAGGCCTCCAG cCTGACCGAGGAGCTGCTGGACATCACCCCAGAGGAAGAGCTCTCCTTCCGGGTCAACAGCCTGGTCCTCTCTGGGTCCGGAAGGGTGGGGCCCGGGGCACATCCGATCGTCGCCCGCCACCAAAGTATCGACCCCAAGGATGCCACGGGGCTGCTGGAGCAG GTGGTTGAGAGTGACGGAGGTGGcggggtaggaggaagaggaggccttAGTAGGAAGATGTCTTACGACAGTGCTGCAGCTTATTCCCACCCAAACCTCCTGCACCGGGGGGACGGAGGAAGCTATGGAGGCTACCCCTGTGGCacccatgagcctgtcctccccgtAAACAAAACCTCTCCAGACGGTTGCCTTCCCAACCTGGCTGTGTCCAGCCTGAGGAATGTGGTTCGCCGCCGCAACATTGGCATAGACCATTACAGCTCTGACTCCCAGCTTCCCCAGTTTGGCAGCCACAGCAGCCACCCAGAGAATGGAGACTCCTCCAGGGGTGTTGTAGGGGGAACTGAGAAGCGTAAACTGGTCAGTAGTAGATCCTCCACACTGTCGGGCTCCCGGGAGTCCCTGGAGAGTGCTGCCCAGAGAAGAGGTCCTGcaaacctggagaggagaggctcGGGGGCCCTGCTCCTGGATCACATCTCCCACACCCGTCCGGGGTACCTGCCCCCTCTCAACCCCCACGCACCCATACCCGACATCGGGGTCAGCCCCACCTCAACCTGCCCCAGCCTGAGTGGAAGCACCAAGGCACTGAATCTGAACGGGGGTGTTGCAGGGCTGGGATCAAAGCCTCTTGTCCCCTGTGCTCCTGCCACCCCCAGAGATATGAAGTCAAAGCAGACACTGCTGAGGAGACACTCCATGCAGACAGAGCAGATTAAACAGCTGTTCAACCTCCAGGAGATAATCCATGCAGACAGAGCAGATTAA